One part of the Paenibacillus silvisoli genome encodes these proteins:
- a CDS encoding SDR family oxidoreductase, producing MKMNGNTVLITGGTSGIGFEFAEQLLQLGNIVIITGRDQAKLDAAKKKLPAVHTLRSDAGDPQAIEALCDTVVKQFPALNVLINNAGFMRKLNLHDENIDLDDLNREIETNLSGPIRMVKQFLPHLKAQKSAAIMNVSSGLAFVPLPISPVYCAAKAGLHSYTQSLRVQLKHTNVKVFELAPPLTETPLVDSFDAADLAGSKAMNVSKMVGVAVRGMERDDFEIRPGQSNGLKLMNRIAPRFIFGMLSKSVDNMLR from the coding sequence ATGAAAATGAACGGCAACACGGTACTCATCACAGGAGGCACGTCCGGCATCGGCTTTGAGTTTGCAGAGCAGCTGCTTCAGCTAGGGAACATCGTCATTATAACGGGGCGCGATCAGGCGAAGCTGGACGCGGCGAAGAAGAAGCTGCCTGCCGTGCATACGCTGCGGAGCGACGCTGGTGATCCGCAAGCGATAGAAGCGCTGTGCGACACGGTGGTGAAGCAATTTCCGGCCCTCAATGTGCTTATTAATAATGCTGGATTTATGCGCAAGCTTAATCTGCATGATGAGAACATCGATCTGGACGATCTCAATCGCGAAATCGAAACGAACTTGAGCGGTCCGATCCGGATGGTCAAACAGTTTCTGCCGCATCTCAAAGCGCAAAAGTCGGCCGCGATCATGAATGTCTCGTCCGGCCTTGCTTTCGTCCCGCTGCCGATCTCGCCGGTGTATTGCGCGGCTAAAGCGGGGCTTCACTCGTATACGCAATCTCTGCGGGTGCAGCTCAAGCACACGAATGTAAAGGTGTTCGAGCTGGCGCCGCCTCTGACAGAGACGCCGCTGGTAGATTCGTTCGACGCCGCGGATCTAGCGGGCTCGAAAGCGATGAACGTCTCCAAAATGGTTGGCGTTGCCGTGCGGGGGATGGAGCGGGACGACTTCGAAATCCGGCCCGGGCAAAGCAACGGCTTAAAGCTTATGAACCGGATCGCGCCGAGGTTTATTTTCGGCATGCTCAGCAAGTCCGTGGACAATATGTTGAGGTAG
- a CDS encoding HD-GYP domain-containing protein translates to MDISIKRKGDYIESVSTKGAVISLVSSGDGTEIIHHKLESGFRWYIAPEEGWLALEYVHILSGELVWQKQDGDVVLKSGDSITAYMLTEMANFIAAQETEFLYIVSRPYFHNYSGSIQKLFDFAVNIEEKDGYTSDHCDRIKRLSLLVGEKMGLSSYELYILNLAGFLHDIGKTKIPEHILNKPSKLTDEEYEQMKLHTTYGKRLLHESGIPDLRLVGDVVEQHHERYDGKGYPHRLQGDQISKLAAIIAVVDSYDAMTIDRVYQKGRPRDEALQEIERFSGTMYNPDIVKVFLSISDQL, encoded by the coding sequence ATGGACATCAGCATCAAACGAAAAGGCGACTATATCGAATCCGTTTCTACGAAAGGAGCCGTCATCTCCTTGGTCAGTTCGGGCGACGGCACCGAGATTATTCACCATAAGCTGGAGAGCGGCTTCCGGTGGTACATCGCGCCTGAAGAAGGCTGGTTAGCGCTGGAATATGTCCATATCCTCTCGGGAGAACTGGTTTGGCAAAAGCAAGACGGAGACGTCGTGCTGAAATCCGGAGATTCCATCACCGCGTATATGCTGACGGAAATGGCTAATTTTATCGCTGCCCAAGAAACCGAGTTTCTCTACATCGTTTCCCGTCCTTATTTTCACAATTACAGCGGATCGATTCAGAAGCTCTTCGATTTCGCGGTGAACATTGAAGAGAAAGACGGCTACACCTCCGATCACTGCGATCGGATCAAACGGCTTTCCTTACTGGTAGGCGAGAAGATGGGCCTATCGTCCTATGAGCTGTATATTTTAAATTTGGCCGGTTTCCTCCATGATATCGGAAAAACGAAAATTCCGGAGCATATTCTCAACAAACCCAGCAAGCTAACGGATGAAGAATACGAGCAGATGAAGCTGCATACGACCTATGGCAAGCGGCTGCTTCACGAGTCGGGTATACCCGATTTGCGGCTTGTTGGCGACGTCGTCGAACAGCATCATGAGCGGTATGACGGCAAAGGCTATCCCCACAGACTGCAAGGCGATCAAATTTCCAAGCTGGCGGCCATTATTGCGGTCGTCGATTCCTACGATGCCATGACGATCGATCGGGTCTACCAGAAAGGTCGGCCTCGCGATGAAGCTTTACAGGAAATCGAACGCTTCAGCGGAACCATGTATAACCCTGACATCGTGAAGGTCTTTCTATCGATCAGCGACCAATTATGA
- a CDS encoding phosphotransferase family protein, producing the protein MKVPHALPNDRIAQLLADHYGLQANTIAFIPIGDMSYGYRVACSNGQDYYFKLLDRNMQPAAIERARMYLPVLHALQETRLFEQAVYPVLNLEEKFAVETEDIVGVLFPWVEGQTLADAHPFSEALVEQIAAQAAKLHQTTSTVVDLVQLPMEDYSLSFEQELNGCLDLLANDPHRLDRYGSELTAIVVPKENAIRSVFARIQALQLSFTSSTQQDYVLCHGDLWGGNMIQSSEGLIFIDWESVTWAPPEREMVGYLTQHLDRFVAAYNVASGRTFSPNIDLLRFYAFQAQLRNLTQWMMNILYRNREDAQQQNDLEMIQFHCLDRWDGIEAALAKLQN; encoded by the coding sequence ATGAAAGTTCCGCATGCTTTACCAAATGATAGAATTGCGCAGTTGCTAGCGGATCATTACGGTCTGCAGGCGAATACGATCGCGTTTATCCCTATCGGAGATATGTCCTACGGATATCGGGTTGCATGCTCGAATGGACAGGACTATTACTTTAAGCTTTTGGACCGAAATATGCAACCGGCAGCCATTGAGCGCGCGCGGATGTATTTGCCTGTGCTGCATGCCCTTCAGGAGACGCGTTTATTTGAACAAGCCGTTTATCCTGTATTGAATTTAGAAGAGAAATTCGCGGTAGAAACCGAGGATATAGTGGGCGTCCTCTTCCCTTGGGTGGAAGGTCAGACGTTGGCGGATGCGCATCCCTTCTCGGAAGCGCTTGTTGAGCAGATCGCGGCTCAAGCGGCTAAGCTGCATCAAACAACCTCCACGGTCGTTGATCTCGTTCAGCTTCCGATGGAAGATTATAGTCTATCGTTTGAGCAGGAGCTGAATGGTTGCTTGGATTTGCTCGCGAACGATCCCCATCGGCTGGATCGCTATGGATCGGAGTTAACGGCAATCGTTGTGCCGAAAGAGAATGCAATTCGATCCGTTTTCGCTCGAATCCAAGCCTTGCAGCTGAGTTTTACCTCCTCGACGCAGCAAGACTATGTCCTGTGCCACGGGGATTTGTGGGGCGGGAATATGATTCAGTCTTCGGAGGGGCTAATCTTTATCGACTGGGAATCCGTTACATGGGCTCCGCCCGAGCGTGAGATGGTCGGGTACCTTACGCAGCATCTTGACCGATTCGTAGCCGCATATAATGTAGCGTCGGGTCGGACGTTCAGCCCGAATATCGACTTATTGCGGTTTTATGCCTTTCAGGCTCAGCTGAGGAATTTAACCCAATGGATGATGAATATTTTGTACCGGAATAGAGAAGACGCCCAGCAGCAGAACGATTTGGAGATGATTCAGTTTCACTGTCTGGATCGCTGGGACGGGATTGAGGCGGCGTTGGCGAAGCTTCAAAATTAA